The DNA segment AGACCAAAAAGTCCACCACCACCACGACTCCCGCCAACTAGACCTTTTTCGTGGCCCAAGCGGGAGTGGCCCGCCATATATCGCTGTGCCGTAAGGCCGGGGCTTCCCCCGGCCTTTTTTGTGGCCTGCGGCGCGGGATCGCAATCCTTGGCCCTGGATTGACAAAACGGGTGGATTCGCGCACTTTTGGGCATTCACGAGCGCCTTGCCGAAAAGCCGCCTGCGGCCGTCGCAAGGCGAGTGCATTTGCTTTTGCCCAAAGGAATCGGTGCGTCCATGGCCATGATCGAATTTCATAACGTCCAGAAATGGTACGGCGATTTCCATGTGCTCAAGGGCATCACGGATTCCGTGGACCAGGGCGAAGTGCTTGTCATCTGCGGCCCGTCCGGGTCGGGGAAATCCACCCTGATCCGCTGCGTCAACCGCCTGGAAGAATACCAAAAAGGCCATATCCTGTTTGACGGCCATGACATCCACGGCGACGACGTGGACGTCAACCGCCTTCGCTGCGACATCGGCATCGTGTTCCAGCAGTTCAATCTCTATCCCCATCTGTCCGTGCTCAAAAACATCACCCTGGCTCCGATCAAGGTCAAAAAGATGGGGCGCAAGGAAGCCGAGGAGCTGGGGCTGGCCCTCCTGGAGCGCGTCGGCATCCACGAACAGGCCAAAAAATTTCCGGCCGAACTCTCCGGCGGCCAGCAGCAGCGCGTGGCCATTGCCCGGGCCCTGGCCATGCAGCCCAAGGTCATGCTCTTTGACGAGCCGACCTCGGCGCTGGACCCGGAAATGATCAACGAAGTCCTGAATGTCATGAAGGATCTGGCCCGCGACGGCATGACCATGCTGTGCGTCACCCATGAAATGGGCTTTGCCCGGGAAGTGGCCGACCGGGTGATTTTCATGGACTTTGGCGAGATACTGGAAAGCGCCCCGCCGGTGGAATTCTTCCAGAACCCCCGGCATGATCGCACCCGGCTTTTCCTCAAGGAAATTCTCTAGCGCCAAAGCGGGCAGCAGCCCGCGAACCCTCAAAATGTCTGAAAGGAGGCTTCCATGCGCATTGCAGCCCGGATCATCGTCCTCGCCTGCCTGCTCACCCTTGTTGCGGCCATGCCTGCCCTGGCCGGCAAGCTCGACGACATCAAGTCGCGCGGCACCCTTGTCGCCGGCGTCAAGGACTCCCAGCGTCCCTTCGGTTTCGTGGATGAGAAGACGAACCAGATCGTGGGCTTTGAGATCGATCTCATGGCGGCCCTGGCCCAGCGCCTGGGCGTCAAGCTCGATACCAAGCCCGTGACCTCCTCCACCCGCATCCCCATGCTCACCCAGGGGGCCGTGGACATCCTGGCCGCCACCATGACGCATAAAAAAGAGCGCGAAGACCAGGTCGATTTCTCCATCACCTATTTCATGACCGGCCAGAAGCTGCTCGTCAAAAAAGACGGCGGCATCAAGTCCGTGGCCGACCTGGACGGCAAGAAGGTCGGTTCCGTCAAAGGTTCCACCTCTGAACAGAATGTGAAAAAGGCCCAGCCCGGCTGCA comes from the Desulfovibrio sp. TomC genome and includes:
- a CDS encoding ABC transporter substrate-binding protein gives rise to the protein MRIAARIIVLACLLTLVAAMPALAGKLDDIKSRGTLVAGVKDSQRPFGFVDEKTNQIVGFEIDLMAALAQRLGVKLDTKPVTSSTRIPMLTQGAVDILAATMTHKKEREDQVDFSITYFMTGQKLLVKKDGGIKSVADLDGKKVGSVKGSTSEQNVKKAQPGCTVISFETYPEAFLALKQGKVQAMTTDESILVGIKNSDDKPEAWDIVGDYISPEPYGLGVPENDSKFRDYVNLALMDMWAKGEYQKIYEKWFGKDTKDYIPLTWKMEYWP
- a CDS encoding amino acid ABC transporter ATP-binding protein, coding for MAMIEFHNVQKWYGDFHVLKGITDSVDQGEVLVICGPSGSGKSTLIRCVNRLEEYQKGHILFDGHDIHGDDVDVNRLRCDIGIVFQQFNLYPHLSVLKNITLAPIKVKKMGRKEAEELGLALLERVGIHEQAKKFPAELSGGQQQRVAIARALAMQPKVMLFDEPTSALDPEMINEVLNVMKDLARDGMTMLCVTHEMGFAREVADRVIFMDFGEILESAPPVEFFQNPRHDRTRLFLKEIL